In bacterium HR11, the following proteins share a genomic window:
- the rdgB gene encoding dITP/XTP pyrophosphatase — protein MKRLCIGVATRNPHKVREIRYFLETAGLAVEVRSGLDLDVPEPEEHGATFLENARQKALYYAPLLGCPTLADDSGLVVEALHGFPGVHSARWGRDTMTQAEKNQWIIERLRGLPPERRRAWFVCALAFAEADRILWETEVRVEGQIAEAPRGSGGFGYDPIFLYLPLGKTFAELTVEEKNAVSHRGRALRAWLEFLQAIS, from the coding sequence ATGAAGCGCCTCTGCATCGGCGTTGCGACCCGCAATCCCCATAAGGTCCGGGAAATCCGGTACTTCCTGGAGACGGCCGGTCTGGCCGTCGAGGTCCGGTCCGGCCTGGACCTGGACGTCCCCGAGCCGGAGGAGCACGGGGCGACCTTCCTGGAGAACGCCCGTCAGAAGGCCCTGTACTACGCGCCCCTCCTCGGGTGTCCGACTCTGGCCGACGACTCGGGCCTCGTCGTGGAGGCCCTGCACGGCTTCCCCGGCGTCCACAGCGCCCGCTGGGGCCGTGACACGATGACCCAGGCCGAAAAGAACCAGTGGATCATCGAGCGACTCCGAGGCCTTCCGCCGGAGCGGCGCCGGGCCTGGTTCGTCTGTGCCCTGGCCTTTGCCGAGGCCGACCGCATTCTGTGGGAAACGGAAGTCCGCGTCGAGGGCCAGATCGCGGAAGCCCCCCGCGGGTCCGGCGGATTCGGCTACGACCCCATCTTCCTGTACCTGCCCCTGGGGAAGACCTTCGCCGAGCTGACCGTCGAGGAGAAAAACGCCGTCAGCCACCGGGGCCGCGCCCTCCGGGCCTGGCTGGAGTTTTTACAAGCCATCTCATAA